A part of Jiangella alba genomic DNA contains:
- the rpsK gene encoding 30S ribosomal protein S11: MPPAKGRQTKVRRKEKKNVAHGVAHIKSTFNNTIVSITDPQGNVIAWASAGQVGFKGSRKSTPFAAQMAAEAAARRAQEHGMRKVDVFVKGPGSGRETAIRSLQAVGLEVGSISDVTPQAHNGCRPPKRRRV; encoded by the coding sequence ATGCCACCCGCCAAGGGCCGCCAGACCAAGGTGCGCCGCAAGGAGAAGAAGAACGTCGCTCATGGTGTCGCGCACATCAAGAGCACGTTCAACAACACGATCGTCTCGATCACCGACCCTCAGGGCAACGTGATCGCGTGGGCCAGCGCCGGCCAGGTCGGCTTCAAGGGCTCGCGTAAGTCGACGCCGTTCGCCGCGCAGATGGCCGCCGAGGCCGCCGCTCGCCGTGCCCAGGAGCACGGCATGCGCAAGGTCGACGTGTTCGTCAAGGGCCCGGGCTCGGGCCGGGAGACCGCGATTCGCTCGCTGCAGGCCGTCGGCCTCGAGGTCGGTTCGATTTCGGACGTGACCCCGCAGGCGCACAACGGCTGCCGTCCGCCGAAGCGCCGCCGCGTCTGA
- the rpmJ gene encoding 50S ribosomal protein L36 codes for MKVKPSVKPICDKCKVIRRHGRVMVICENLRHKQRQG; via the coding sequence ATGAAGGTCAAGCCGAGCGTCAAGCCGATCTGCGACAAGTGCAAGGTGATCCGCCGTCACGGCCGGGTCATGGTGATCTGCGAGAACCTGCGTCACAAGCAGCGTCAGGGCTGA
- the rpsM gene encoding 30S ribosomal protein S13, which translates to MARLVGVDLPRDKRLEVALTYIFGIGRTRALETLKETGVSPDIRVKDLGDEELVKLRDWIEANYQIEGDLRREVQSDIRRKIEIGSYQGIRHRRGLPVRGQRTHTNARTRKGRKKTVAGKKKAGK; encoded by the coding sequence ATGGCACGCCTCGTCGGCGTCGACCTCCCGCGCGACAAGCGCCTGGAGGTAGCACTCACCTACATCTTCGGCATCGGGCGTACCCGAGCGCTGGAGACTCTCAAGGAGACGGGCGTCAGCCCGGACATCCGCGTCAAGGACCTCGGTGACGAGGAGCTGGTCAAGCTCCGCGACTGGATCGAGGCCAACTACCAGATCGAGGGTGACCTCCGCCGCGAGGTGCAGAGCGACATCCGCCGCAAGATCGAGATCGGTAGCTATCAGGGCATCCGGCACCGCCGCGGGCTCCCCGTCCGTGGTCAGCGCACTCACACGAATGCCCGTACCCGCAAGGGTCGGAAGAAGACCGTCGCCGGCAAGAAGAAGGCCGGCAAGTGA
- a CDS encoding DNA-directed RNA polymerase subunit alpha yields the protein MLITQRPSLSEESLNDYRARFTIEPLEPGFGYTLGNSLRRTLLSSIPGAAITSIRIDGVLHEFTTIPGVKEDVTDVILNLKGLVVSSEHDEPVVMYLRKQGPGAVTAADIAPPAGVEVHNPDLHIATLNGKGKLEMELTVERGRGYVSAVQNKRADAEIGRIPVDSIYSPVLKVTYKVEATRVEGRTDFDRLIVDVETKPSIRPRDALASAGSTLVELFGLARELNIEAEGIEIGPSPVDAQLAADLALPIEDLQLTVRSYNCLKREGIHSVGELVSRSEADLLDIRNFGQKSIDEVKAKLATMGLGLKDSAPGFDPAAAVDSYGDDDQSYAEDEQY from the coding sequence GTGCTCATCACCCAGCGTCCCAGTCTCAGCGAAGAGTCGCTGAACGACTACCGCGCACGGTTCACCATCGAGCCGCTCGAGCCCGGCTTCGGCTACACGCTCGGCAACTCGCTGCGCCGGACCCTGCTCTCGTCCATCCCCGGCGCGGCCATCACGTCGATCCGCATCGACGGCGTGCTGCACGAGTTCACCACCATCCCCGGGGTGAAGGAGGACGTCACCGACGTCATCCTGAACCTCAAGGGCCTCGTCGTCTCGTCCGAGCACGACGAGCCGGTCGTGATGTACCTGCGCAAGCAGGGCCCCGGCGCCGTCACCGCCGCCGACATCGCGCCGCCGGCCGGTGTCGAGGTGCACAACCCGGACCTCCACATCGCCACGCTGAACGGCAAGGGCAAGCTGGAGATGGAGCTGACGGTCGAGCGCGGCCGCGGCTACGTGTCGGCCGTGCAGAACAAGCGCGCCGACGCCGAGATCGGCCGCATCCCGGTCGACTCCATCTACTCGCCGGTGCTGAAGGTCACTTACAAGGTCGAGGCGACCCGCGTCGAGGGCCGCACCGACTTCGACCGTCTCATCGTCGACGTCGAGACCAAGCCCTCGATCCGGCCGCGGGACGCGCTCGCGTCGGCCGGCAGCACGCTGGTCGAGCTGTTCGGCCTGGCCCGCGAGCTGAACATCGAGGCCGAGGGCATCGAGATCGGCCCGTCGCCGGTCGACGCCCAGCTGGCCGCGGACCTCGCGCTGCCGATCGAGGACCTGCAGCTCACCGTCCGTTCGTACAACTGCCTCAAGCGTGAGGGCATCCACTCCGTGGGTGAGCTCGTCTCCCGCAGCGAGGCCGACCTCCTCGACATCCGTAACTTCGGCCAGAAGTCGATCGACGAGGTCAAGGCGAAGCTGGCCACCATGGGCCTCGGCCTGAAGGACAGCGCGCCGGGCTTCGACCCGGCCGCGGCCGTC
- the rpsD gene encoding 30S ribosomal protein S4 — translation MARYTGPLTKKSRRLGVDLIGEDKAYERRPYPPGQHGRGRQKESEYRLQLHEKQKARYTYGVLEKQFRRYYEEANRRQGRTGDVLLQLLESRLDNVVYRSGLARTRRHARQLVVHGHFTVNGRKVNVPSYQVALHDVIDVREKSRETTPFIIARETHGDRPVPAWLEVIPNQLRVLVHQLPSRQQIDTPVQEQLIVEFYSK, via the coding sequence ATGGCCCGTTACACCGGTCCACTCACGAAGAAGTCGCGTCGGCTCGGCGTCGACCTGATCGGCGAGGACAAGGCGTACGAACGCCGTCCTTACCCGCCCGGCCAGCACGGCCGCGGCCGGCAGAAGGAGAGCGAGTACCGCCTCCAGCTGCACGAGAAGCAGAAGGCGCGCTACACCTACGGCGTCCTGGAGAAGCAGTTCCGCCGCTACTACGAGGAGGCCAACCGTCGCCAGGGTCGCACCGGTGACGTCCTCCTCCAGCTGCTGGAGTCGCGTCTCGACAACGTCGTCTACCGTTCGGGCCTGGCCCGCACCCGCCGGCACGCCCGCCAGCTGGTCGTCCACGGCCACTTCACGGTCAACGGCCGCAAGGTGAACGTGCCGTCGTACCAGGTGGCGCTGCACGACGTCATCGACGTGCGGGAGAAGTCCCGCGAGACGACCCCGTTCATCATCGCCCGCGAGACCCACGGCGACCGCCCGGTCCCCGCGTGGCTCGAGGTCATCCCGAACCAGCTGCGCGTGCTGGTCCACCAGCTCCCGTCCCGGCAGCAGATCGACACGCCGGTGCAGGAGCAGCTCATCGTCGAGTTCTACTCGAAGTAG